A window of the Glaciimonas sp. CA11.2 genome harbors these coding sequences:
- a CDS encoding cyclase family protein, whose amino-acid sequence MIENTWKRWGDDDERGALNFIGPDQVRRATGLVQTGEVLRLAQLLSSKTPVPAHRCGLQHFMGRDGGDYAAGAGRPEGFQFAEDSVIMPLHIGTHVDALCHAWYDDELYNGFSSDTIRSTTGASKLGVEKMPPIVTRGVLLDLVRLKGRVLVPGEVISRADLEAAAALAGLQIEQGDAVLLRTGWLESQKGVKNVSFDVEPGIDVEAGRWLAEREVAVVGADNFAVEVLPFAKGTVFPVHQLLIRDFGVPLLEGLMLDPLVASGRFAFLFVASALPIVGATGSPLAPVAVL is encoded by the coding sequence ATGATTGAAAATACATGGAAGCGCTGGGGCGACGACGACGAACGTGGCGCGCTGAATTTTATCGGACCGGATCAGGTGCGCCGCGCCACCGGATTGGTGCAGACAGGTGAAGTATTACGTCTTGCACAATTGCTATCGTCAAAGACGCCGGTGCCTGCTCATCGTTGTGGTTTGCAACATTTTATGGGCCGTGATGGTGGTGATTATGCTGCGGGCGCGGGGCGTCCTGAAGGCTTCCAGTTTGCTGAAGACTCAGTCATCATGCCATTGCATATCGGTACTCACGTGGATGCGTTGTGCCACGCCTGGTATGACGACGAGCTGTATAACGGCTTTTCCAGCGACACTATTCGCAGCACTACCGGCGCTTCTAAATTAGGCGTCGAAAAGATGCCACCTATCGTCACGCGCGGTGTGTTGCTTGATCTGGTCCGTTTAAAAGGACGCGTATTGGTTCCGGGCGAGGTGATCAGCCGCGCCGACCTCGAAGCCGCTGCCGCTTTGGCCGGTCTTCAGATAGAGCAGGGCGATGCAGTATTACTGCGCACAGGTTGGCTGGAATCGCAAAAAGGCGTGAAGAATGTCTCCTTTGACGTTGAGCCGGGTATTGACGTCGAAGCTGGACGCTGGTTGGCTGAGCGCGAGGTTGCAGTGGTGGGTGCGGATAACTTCGCGGTAGAAGTGTTGCCGTTTGCAAAGGGAACAGTATTTCCGGTACATCAATTACTGATCCGCGATTTTGGCGTGCCGCTGTTGGAAGGCCTAATGCTTGATCCACTGGTTGCCAGCGGTCGTTTTGCGTTCTTATTCGTTGCCAGCGCGCTGCCGATTGTTGGCGCTACCGGTAGTCCTCTCGCTCCCGTTGCGGTGCTGTAG
- a CDS encoding MATE family efflux transporter, protein MTLSFLHQAKTRLGRSNTVRIAKLAWPILIGQLAIVLNGVIDTAMTSRYSATDLAALALGSAIYVSVFVGLSGVLQALSPIIGQLYGGQRMAEIGYQVKQGTWLALFLSLLGCVVLLFPQPFLSIAHASPLLSEKATLYLQILALALPATLGFNVYSALNTAVARPKMVMAIKLIGVLLKFPLNALFIFGGFGIPALGGPGCAIATTLIAWLMLLIGWMILRHNSFYTPFALFHSGFVKPHWRAQRALLKLGIPTGLSYFIEVTAFTFMAIFIARLGETAIAGHQITANFATVLYMLPLSIAIATGILVAQAIGAKELDHAQRIGYSGIRLAALCSASLGLIIWLLRETIIRAYTPNETIIAAAMPLFIFIGFYQLFDAIQCSTAFVLRAYKVAIIPTIIYAFSLWGVGLVSGYILGLNPFGISPPALHGASGFWMGNSASIALVAVSLLFYLHTVQRRAKQQRL, encoded by the coding sequence ATTACACTTTCATTCCTTCATCAAGCTAAAACGCGTCTCGGCCGCTCTAACACAGTCCGCATCGCCAAGCTGGCGTGGCCCATCCTCATCGGGCAATTGGCGATTGTATTGAACGGGGTCATCGACACCGCCATGACATCACGATATTCCGCGACTGATCTCGCCGCCCTGGCGTTGGGTAGCGCGATCTATGTCAGTGTATTCGTCGGTCTAAGCGGCGTTCTGCAAGCACTTTCACCCATTATCGGTCAGTTATATGGTGGACAACGGATGGCGGAAATCGGCTATCAAGTCAAACAAGGTACATGGCTCGCCCTCTTCTTGTCGTTGCTCGGCTGCGTCGTACTACTATTTCCACAGCCTTTTTTATCAATCGCCCATGCGTCACCTTTGCTCAGTGAAAAAGCCACGCTATATCTACAAATTCTTGCGTTAGCGCTACCTGCAACACTCGGCTTTAATGTCTATTCAGCGCTCAACACTGCCGTTGCCAGACCCAAGATGGTGATGGCAATCAAACTCATCGGGGTCCTACTAAAATTTCCTCTGAACGCGTTGTTCATATTCGGTGGTTTTGGCATTCCTGCACTCGGCGGCCCGGGCTGCGCCATTGCTACGACTCTCATTGCATGGCTGATGCTATTGATTGGCTGGATGATCCTGCGCCACAATAGTTTTTACACACCATTTGCTCTGTTCCACAGCGGTTTTGTCAAACCACACTGGCGTGCACAACGTGCCTTATTAAAACTAGGCATCCCGACCGGCTTGAGCTATTTCATTGAAGTGACAGCGTTTACCTTCATGGCGATTTTTATCGCAAGACTGGGAGAGACCGCGATCGCAGGACATCAAATCACTGCCAACTTCGCCACGGTGCTTTACATGCTGCCGTTATCCATTGCAATTGCTACAGGAATCCTGGTAGCACAAGCGATCGGCGCAAAGGAGCTCGATCACGCGCAACGGATAGGCTATTCCGGGATTCGTCTGGCAGCGCTCTGTTCGGCAAGTCTGGGCCTCATCATCTGGTTGCTACGCGAGACAATTATTCGCGCCTACACACCCAACGAAACCATCATCGCAGCCGCCATGCCGCTATTTATATTCATTGGCTTCTATCAATTATTCGATGCGATACAGTGCAGTACCGCTTTTGTTTTACGCGCCTATAAAGTCGCCATTATTCCGACGATTATTTACGCGTTTTCGCTGTGGGGAGTTGGCTTGGTATCCGGCTACATTTTGGGCCTGAATCCGTTCGGCATAAGTCCTCCCGCCTTGCATGGCGCATCGGGATTCTGGATGGGAAACAGCGCAAGCATTGCCTTGGTCGCCGTAAGCCTGCTGTTTTATTTACACACAGTGCAGCGCCGTGCCAAACAGCAACGGCTTTAA
- a CDS encoding branched-chain amino acid ABC transporter permease → MTEFFGVSVQALSGQLMIGAINGAFYAMLSLGLAVIFGLLNIINFAHGAQYMMGAFCAWLLLNFLGLNYWMALVLTPLIVGASGMLIERYLLRHIQQLDHVYGLLLTFGTALLIEGAFRQLFGAAGLPYATPALLQGGHHLGFMYLPTYRAWVFIFSIVVCGATWLMIEKTKLGSYLRAATENPSLVQAFGVRVPRMMMLTYGFGVGLAALGGVLAAPIYQVSPMMGTSTIIVVFAVVVIGGMGSIVGAIFSGFALGLAEGLTKVFYPQASSTVIFVIMALVLLIKPAGLFGRTA, encoded by the coding sequence ATGACAGAATTCTTTGGTGTTTCCGTGCAGGCACTGTCTGGGCAATTAATGATCGGTGCTATCAACGGTGCCTTCTATGCCATGCTCAGCCTTGGTCTGGCGGTTATCTTTGGCTTGCTGAACATCATCAATTTCGCGCATGGTGCGCAATATATGATGGGTGCGTTTTGTGCGTGGTTGTTACTCAACTTTCTCGGGCTAAATTATTGGATGGCGCTGGTGTTGACGCCACTTATCGTCGGTGCGAGCGGAATGCTGATTGAGCGCTATTTGTTACGCCATATTCAACAACTTGACCATGTGTATGGTTTGTTACTCACTTTCGGTACAGCGCTGTTGATTGAGGGTGCTTTTCGCCAACTATTCGGAGCGGCCGGGTTGCCGTATGCCACTCCCGCGCTGTTGCAGGGCGGGCATCATTTAGGCTTTATGTATTTACCTACTTATCGCGCCTGGGTCTTCATCTTTTCTATCGTGGTATGTGGTGCTACCTGGCTGATGATTGAGAAAACCAAACTAGGGTCTTACTTGCGCGCGGCCACTGAAAACCCATCATTGGTTCAAGCCTTTGGCGTGCGCGTGCCGCGCATGATGATGCTGACCTACGGTTTTGGTGTGGGTTTGGCTGCATTGGGTGGCGTGTTGGCCGCACCTATTTATCAGGTCAGCCCGATGATGGGAACCAGCACTATTATTGTGGTGTTTGCAGTCGTCGTGATCGGTGGCATGGGTTCAATCGTCGGGGCGATTTTCAGCGGCTTTGCGCTCGGTTTGGCGGAAGGTTTGACCAAGGTATTTTATCCACAGGCTTCCAGTACGGTGATCTTCGTAATTATGGCGCTGGTATTGCTGATCAAGCCTGCCGGGTTGTTTGGGAGGACTGCATGA
- a CDS encoding flavin reductase, which translates to MSDSLLASPQVSAQVSPIDPAELRRCLGAFVTGVTVITALDEDGAPIGMTVNSFNSVSLDPPLIVWSVRTNATSFPVYSKTKRFVVNILSEEQVDVSNRFAKSGPGRFEGIAITPGIDGLPLIDGCSAYLECSTEATYPGGDHLLFLGRVDRILGTSRKPLAFGAGKYMVVHPHAPNADLGSGNVATLNAVQLARPCLEELNRETDKTVGLGVWGNLGPTLIWWVEARQPLDVRLRCGMVLPLLGSATGKVFAAFSAPQLTARYLDAEIAAVQHIPDAPFNTRAAVEEHLALVRERRLGAIDDAIMTDINDLGVNAVSAPVFDASGSIVLALTMMGAAVCFTPDDPAVARLSDAARRLSVRLGYRP; encoded by the coding sequence ATGAGTGATTCTTTGTTAGCATCGCCGCAAGTGTCGGCGCAAGTGTCACCCATTGATCCAGCCGAGTTGCGCCGTTGCCTTGGAGCCTTTGTCACTGGCGTGACGGTAATCACGGCGCTTGATGAGGACGGTGCACCAATCGGCATGACGGTCAATTCGTTCAATTCGGTCTCGCTCGATCCACCGCTTATCGTCTGGAGCGTGCGTACCAATGCGACCAGTTTTCCTGTGTATAGCAAAACGAAACGGTTTGTCGTCAATATATTATCGGAAGAGCAAGTCGATGTCTCTAATCGCTTCGCTAAATCCGGCCCCGGTCGTTTTGAGGGGATCGCTATCACGCCGGGCATCGATGGCTTGCCGCTCATTGATGGTTGCTCGGCATATCTTGAATGCAGCACTGAAGCCACGTATCCGGGCGGCGACCACTTGCTTTTTCTAGGCCGTGTTGATCGCATTCTCGGGACCTCGCGCAAGCCGCTGGCTTTTGGCGCGGGCAAATACATGGTCGTACATCCGCATGCGCCCAACGCTGACTTGGGCTCCGGTAACGTCGCCACATTGAACGCTGTTCAGTTAGCGCGGCCTTGTCTGGAAGAGTTGAATCGTGAAACAGATAAAACTGTCGGTTTAGGCGTCTGGGGCAACCTTGGCCCGACCCTCATCTGGTGGGTAGAAGCACGCCAACCGCTTGATGTGCGCTTGCGTTGCGGGATGGTGTTACCGTTACTGGGTTCTGCTACCGGCAAAGTGTTTGCTGCCTTTTCAGCGCCGCAGTTGACAGCACGCTATCTGGACGCAGAAATCGCCGCGGTACAACATATTCCCGATGCACCATTCAACACCCGTGCAGCGGTGGAAGAACACTTGGCGTTGGTGCGCGAACGCCGGCTGGGGGCGATAGATGATGCGATCATGACCGATATCAATGATCTGGGCGTGAACGCTGTCAGTGCGCCCGTATTCGATGCTTCGGGATCGATTGTGCTGGCGCTGACGATGATGGGCGCAGCAGTGTGTTTTACTCCGGATGATCCGGCGGTAGCGCGTTTGAGCGATGCGGCACGGCGCTTGTCGGTACGCTTGGGTTACCGGCCTTAA
- a CDS encoding branched-chain amino acid ABC transporter permease — protein sequence MQSDLAQKNAPLIIAALMLLLALVSPFIGLYPVFMMKALCFALLAAAFNLLFGYGGLLSFGHASFFGTAAYVTGYSMKYWGINPEVGIVLGTLAATVLGVVFGWLSIRRQGIYFAMVTLALAQMLYFFYLQAGGFTGGEDGIQAIPRGHLFGVINLNQPLAMYYTVLAICIGGFALIYRVVHSPFGQVLKAIRENEPRAISLGYRVERIKLLVFVLSAALAGLAGATKTLVFQLATLNDVNWSVSGDVILMTLVGGVGTLFGPIIGAFVLVVISTYLAGFGSWVTMIQGAIFIVCVMSFRRGLCGWVADRFEIARLPLVGSDPLVANVVKAGFRRALSEPSIPLKDTSLHE from the coding sequence ATGCAATCCGATCTTGCACAAAAAAATGCGCCACTGATCATCGCCGCTTTGATGTTGCTGCTTGCGCTGGTGAGTCCTTTTATCGGGCTCTATCCGGTCTTTATGATGAAGGCCTTGTGTTTTGCGTTGCTTGCTGCAGCGTTCAATTTGCTGTTCGGTTATGGCGGCTTGCTGTCCTTCGGGCATGCTTCGTTTTTTGGTACTGCGGCCTACGTAACCGGCTACTCAATGAAGTATTGGGGCATTAATCCGGAGGTTGGGATTGTGCTTGGCACACTGGCTGCGACGGTACTAGGTGTGGTGTTCGGCTGGCTGTCGATTCGACGTCAAGGTATTTATTTCGCGATGGTGACGTTAGCGTTGGCCCAAATGCTGTATTTCTTCTATTTACAGGCTGGTGGTTTTACTGGTGGCGAAGATGGCATTCAGGCGATCCCGCGCGGTCATCTTTTTGGCGTCATTAACCTCAACCAACCCTTGGCGATGTATTACACCGTGCTGGCGATCTGTATCGGTGGCTTCGCGCTGATTTATCGCGTCGTGCATTCGCCATTCGGTCAGGTACTCAAGGCAATTCGTGAAAATGAACCGCGGGCTATTTCGTTGGGTTATCGGGTTGAGCGGATTAAGTTGCTGGTGTTTGTCTTGTCGGCTGCGCTGGCTGGACTAGCCGGTGCGACCAAGACGCTGGTGTTTCAGCTTGCGACACTCAACGATGTTAACTGGTCAGTATCTGGCGATGTGATTCTGATGACGTTGGTTGGCGGCGTAGGTACGCTGTTTGGTCCGATTATCGGGGCTTTCGTGTTAGTGGTGATTAGCACTTACCTTGCCGGTTTTGGATCATGGGTCACAATGATTCAGGGCGCGATCTTTATTGTTTGCGTCATGTCCTTCCGGCGTGGCTTGTGTGGTTGGGTTGCCGACCGATTCGAGATCGCACGTTTGCCTTTGGTGGGAAGCGACCCTTTGGTTGCAAATGTGGTCAAAGCCGGCTTTCGCCGTGCGCTTTCCGAACCCTCTATTCCATTGAAAGATACCAGCCTCCATGAGTGA
- a CDS encoding glycosyltransferase: MKPVRLPASATSALPRWGLWALGLLYILPGLFGRDPWKNEDASSFGIMWTMAHGSFNTWLAPQIAGLPMPGESPLTFWIGAICIKLFGWLLGDPLAARLSTIIFFLIGSLSVWHATYLLGRRSEAQPLRLAFGGQPEPRDFGRTLADGAFLIYLGCLGLLLHSHETTAKSLQMSLVAYAIYLAVRLFDAPATGSSTKPSNTENPNSLALHSAALLGIALGLLTLTRGWGVPVAILAGLIGLALLRQKSIAIHLLCVTLPVAIAISGAWFVAGYYYLPEGNNYALWQEQNLQQFGWPSLHAFAYYFKYGIWFAWPAWPFAGWAVYAWRQQRKALHIALPLAFFISLSVMMLLMPRPDEGVLLPLLPALVILAAFGLPTMKRGAINAVDWFSVMTLSTCAAFIWIGWIAKETGWPAQIAKNAYKLAPGFKPGFNLTAVVIAALGSICWILLVNWRLSRRPAVLWRAVVLSSGGVVLCWLLLMTLWLPWINYGKSYAGVAEQINTHLPTVKQCVDTNVGPAQRASFAYFGSVPFSALSQERCDYLLYQDNNRTKSDDAAIKRAFGGRWKLLWTGRRPSDRDERFRLYQRVGN, encoded by the coding sequence ATGAAGCCAGTCCGCCTTCCCGCTTCTGCCACCAGCGCATTGCCACGCTGGGGATTATGGGCGCTTGGTCTACTCTATATATTGCCCGGCTTGTTTGGTCGCGACCCGTGGAAAAATGAGGATGCATCGAGCTTTGGGATCATGTGGACCATGGCGCACGGCAGCTTCAATACGTGGCTGGCACCACAAATCGCGGGTTTACCTATGCCAGGAGAAAGCCCGTTAACCTTTTGGATTGGTGCCATCTGCATCAAATTATTCGGCTGGTTATTAGGCGATCCATTGGCAGCCCGGCTGTCCACGATTATTTTCTTTTTAATTGGCTCACTATCTGTTTGGCATGCCACGTACTTGCTAGGACGCCGCAGTGAAGCGCAGCCGCTTCGACTGGCATTTGGCGGCCAACCCGAGCCAAGGGACTTTGGTCGCACGCTCGCGGATGGCGCGTTCCTCATTTATCTGGGATGTTTGGGGCTGCTATTACACAGCCACGAAACGACCGCAAAAAGCCTGCAGATGTCGCTGGTTGCCTATGCCATCTATCTCGCTGTCCGTTTGTTCGATGCGCCTGCCACCGGATCAAGTACAAAACCATCCAACACCGAAAATCCGAATTCCTTAGCACTCCATAGCGCAGCATTACTCGGCATAGCACTTGGTCTACTGACGTTGACCCGTGGTTGGGGTGTCCCGGTTGCTATCCTTGCAGGCTTAATCGGCCTTGCTCTGTTACGTCAAAAATCTATCGCCATACACCTGCTATGCGTCACTTTACCGGTCGCTATCGCGATTAGTGGCGCATGGTTCGTCGCTGGATATTATTACCTCCCCGAAGGTAATAATTACGCCTTATGGCAAGAACAAAATCTGCAGCAATTCGGCTGGCCGTCGTTACACGCTTTCGCCTATTACTTCAAATATGGCATTTGGTTCGCATGGCCCGCGTGGCCGTTCGCTGGCTGGGCTGTCTACGCCTGGCGTCAACAACGCAAAGCGCTCCATATCGCGCTACCCCTCGCATTCTTTATCAGTCTGAGCGTCATGATGTTGCTGATGCCACGGCCTGATGAAGGCGTGTTGTTGCCACTGTTACCAGCGCTCGTAATTCTGGCAGCGTTTGGCTTGCCGACCATGAAGCGTGGTGCCATTAATGCGGTTGACTGGTTCTCCGTGATGACACTCAGCACCTGCGCCGCGTTCATCTGGATCGGATGGATTGCTAAAGAAACCGGTTGGCCCGCACAAATTGCCAAAAATGCTTACAAGCTGGCTCCAGGATTCAAACCCGGCTTTAATCTGACCGCCGTCGTCATTGCCGCTCTCGGCTCAATCTGTTGGATTCTGTTGGTTAACTGGCGTCTTTCAAGACGACCGGCGGTACTCTGGCGCGCCGTAGTATTGTCATCCGGCGGCGTCGTATTATGCTGGTTATTACTGATGACACTATGGCTACCGTGGATCAACTACGGCAAAAGTTATGCCGGTGTCGCTGAGCAAATCAACACGCATTTACCAACGGTCAAACAATGTGTCGATACCAATGTGGGTCCGGCGCAACGCGCCTCGTTTGCCTATTTTGGTAGCGTCCCTTTTTCCGCTTTAAGCCAGGAGCGCTGCGACTATTTGCTTTATCAAGATAACAACAGAACCAAATCCGACGATGCCGCCATTAAACGCGCCTTTGGCGGTCGCTGGAAATTACTTTGGACCGGACGACGCCCATCGGATCGTGATGAACGTTTCCGCTTATATCAACGCGTTGGTAACTAA
- a CDS encoding ABC transporter ATP-binding protein — MPDLSPQPDLLAIDNLRAWYGESQALHGINLTVQRGETVTLLGRNGAGKTSTLRSIMGLMRRREGAITFSGSELIAASPDQIARLGIGYCPEERGIFAGLTVQENLMLPPIIKAGGMTLAEIHQLFPNLAERSASQGTKLSGGEQQMLAIARILRTGADLLLLDEPTEGLAPVIIEQIGHAIQKLKERGYTIVLVEQNFNFAASVSERFYVIEDGRVVDHIAAAEIADPTTVANIHNYLSM; from the coding sequence ATGCCTGATTTATCTCCCCAACCGGATTTACTGGCCATTGATAATCTGCGTGCCTGGTACGGCGAATCGCAGGCCTTGCATGGCATTAACCTGACTGTGCAACGCGGCGAAACCGTTACTTTGCTTGGACGCAACGGCGCTGGCAAGACCAGTACGCTGCGTTCGATCATGGGATTGATGCGGCGACGTGAAGGCGCGATTACATTTTCCGGTAGCGAATTAATTGCCGCATCGCCGGATCAGATTGCGCGTCTGGGTATCGGCTATTGTCCGGAAGAGCGCGGCATTTTTGCTGGCTTGACGGTGCAAGAAAATCTGATGCTGCCACCGATCATTAAGGCGGGTGGTATGACGCTGGCGGAAATCCACCAATTGTTTCCTAATCTGGCCGAGCGTAGCGCCAGTCAAGGAACCAAATTGTCCGGCGGCGAACAACAAATGCTGGCCATTGCACGTATCTTGCGCACGGGCGCAGATTTGCTATTACTGGACGAACCAACTGAAGGTCTGGCACCGGTCATCATCGAACAAATCGGTCATGCAATTCAGAAGCTTAAAGAGCGGGGTTACACCATCGTTCTGGTCGAGCAAAATTTCAATTTCGCCGCCAGTGTGTCAGAACGATTTTACGTGATTGAAGATGGTCGTGTAGTTGATCATATTGCTGCAGCCGAGATCGCTGATCCGACGACGGTGGCCAACATTCACAATTATTTGAGTATGTAA
- a CDS encoding Hsp20/alpha crystallin family protein, translated as MFSSSMQFPNNLFSELGDIQRQFEQFFGVVDSPSSIRAVRRGTFPSINMCTTDDAIEIYALAPGIDTSKLELTVDKGLLIIAGERKSAVPADRQEKLSIYARERFNGAFKRVISLPEDVDAEHVNATYKNGVLRVVIAKRESTKSRRIEVHNVI; from the coding sequence ATGTTCTCGTCTTCTATGCAATTTCCCAATAATTTATTTTCTGAGCTTGGCGATATTCAACGCCAGTTTGAACAATTTTTTGGGGTGGTAGATTCGCCTTCCAGTATTCGTGCGGTACGTCGTGGCACGTTTCCGTCCATCAATATGTGCACTACTGATGACGCCATAGAAATCTACGCATTAGCACCCGGGATTGATACCTCTAAACTAGAACTCACCGTCGATAAAGGGCTGCTCATCATCGCAGGTGAACGCAAAAGCGCGGTGCCCGCGGACCGGCAGGAAAAACTGAGCATATATGCTCGTGAGCGTTTCAATGGCGCATTTAAACGCGTCATTAGCCTGCCAGAAGATGTAGACGCCGAGCATGTCAATGCTACGTACAAAAACGGGGTGCTGCGTGTCGTCATTGCGAAGCGAGAATCTACGAAATCCCGCCGCATCGAAGTGCATAACGTTATTTAA
- a CDS encoding type B 50S ribosomal protein L31, whose amino-acid sequence MKDGIHPNYREVLFQDMSCDFKFVTRSTIQTRETANFEGKDYPLVKIEVSSESHPFYTGQHKIVDTAGRVDKFRKKFGTVGSKTSVAAG is encoded by the coding sequence ATGAAAGACGGCATTCACCCAAATTATCGTGAAGTTTTATTCCAAGACATGTCTTGCGATTTTAAATTCGTCACACGTTCGACTATTCAAACACGCGAAACAGCAAACTTCGAAGGTAAAGACTATCCTCTAGTGAAGATTGAAGTTTCTTCGGAATCGCACCCGTTCTACACTGGTCAACATAAAATCGTTGATACAGCTGGTCGTGTCGACAAATTCCGTAAGAAATTCGGTACTGTTGGTTCGAAAACATCCGTCGCTGCAGGTTAA
- a CDS encoding CoA transferase codes for MKNSTKKRPLDGIRVLEIASMVFGPVAGQYLGDMGADVIKLEPPEGDLTRSIGPRRSPRMGAFFLTSNRSKRSIVVDLKRPEGREILHRLLAKTDVLLHSMRTPAAARLGLDYATLAKTHPGLVYCHVTGYGDDGEYGGRPAYDDIIQAASGLAMLQEVVAGQPRYIPTIVADKISGVHAAYAIVLAMMHRLRTGEGQEVEVPMFETMASFNMIEHQWGHIFEPPIGDMGYAPVVAAARRPYKTLDGYLSLLPYSDSHWRRFFELAGAPEIMDDPRFTLFASRQQHFRAVWDEIERQIGLKTNAEWLRLLTPEDIPFSPVNSIEDLREDPHLKSVDFWSVQEHPTEGKLLIGRNPLRMSASPPDVTRLPPGLGEHSAEILREYEYDEESAQRLLAPGGVCSSNL; via the coding sequence ATGAAAAATTCTACCAAAAAGCGGCCACTTGACGGTATCCGCGTACTCGAAATAGCATCGATGGTATTTGGCCCTGTGGCGGGACAGTATCTCGGCGATATGGGTGCCGATGTGATCAAGCTTGAGCCACCGGAAGGCGATTTAACCCGCTCAATCGGACCGCGCCGTTCGCCGCGCATGGGCGCATTTTTTCTGACAAGTAATCGTAGCAAGCGCAGTATTGTGGTCGATTTGAAGCGTCCGGAAGGGCGCGAAATCCTGCATCGCTTATTAGCCAAAACGGATGTGCTGTTGCACTCAATGCGCACACCGGCAGCCGCTCGCCTTGGGCTTGATTACGCCACGCTCGCCAAAACCCATCCGGGTCTGGTGTATTGCCACGTTACCGGTTATGGCGACGATGGTGAGTATGGTGGACGTCCTGCTTATGATGACATTATTCAGGCTGCGTCAGGTCTGGCAATGTTGCAGGAGGTAGTCGCAGGACAGCCACGTTACATCCCGACAATTGTCGCTGACAAAATTAGTGGCGTCCATGCGGCTTATGCGATCGTGCTCGCGATGATGCACCGTCTGCGCACTGGAGAAGGTCAGGAAGTGGAAGTGCCGATGTTTGAAACCATGGCCTCGTTCAATATGATCGAACACCAATGGGGGCATATTTTTGAGCCGCCAATCGGTGACATGGGATATGCGCCCGTAGTGGCTGCGGCCCGCCGACCATATAAAACGCTTGATGGCTATTTGTCTTTGCTGCCGTATTCGGATTCGCACTGGCGGCGGTTCTTTGAGTTGGCAGGTGCGCCGGAAATAATGGACGATCCGCGTTTTACGCTGTTCGCCTCGCGTCAGCAACATTTCCGTGCAGTATGGGATGAGATTGAGCGTCAGATAGGCCTTAAAACCAATGCCGAATGGTTACGTCTGCTGACGCCGGAAGATATTCCGTTCTCCCCAGTTAACAGCATTGAAGACCTGCGTGAAGATCCTCATTTGAAGAGTGTCGATTTCTGGAGTGTGCAAGAGCATCCGACTGAAGGTAAATTGTTGATCGGACGCAATCCTTTACGCATGAGCGCTTCGCCACCGGATGTCACACGCTTGCCACCGGGATTGGGTGAGCATAGTGCGGAGATTTTGCGCGAATATGAATACGACGAAGAAAGCGCACAACGCTTGCTAGCCCCGGGCGGAGTTTGTTCTTCCAATTTGTAG
- a CDS encoding Hsp20/alpha crystallin family protein has translation MDTKQELAQYKSNINDEKSLFPLVDVIEDENGITLTADLPGVTKENLAIRVDADLLIIEGALTLGEGETVAPVYAEIRAAHYKRTFTLSRELDAAQIAASINDGVLTLHMPKLEQAKPRRIEVNIL, from the coding sequence ATGGATACCAAACAAGAACTAGCGCAGTACAAGTCCAATATCAACGATGAAAAATCCTTATTTCCGCTCGTTGATGTAATCGAGGATGAAAATGGCATCACGCTCACAGCCGACTTGCCAGGCGTCACCAAAGAAAACCTAGCGATTCGAGTAGATGCGGACCTGCTAATCATTGAGGGCGCCTTAACTTTAGGAGAGGGGGAAACCGTAGCGCCAGTCTATGCCGAAATTCGGGCGGCACATTACAAGCGCACTTTTACTTTAAGCCGCGAACTGGATGCGGCGCAAATTGCTGCATCCATTAATGACGGAGTCCTGACGCTTCACATGCCGAAGCTCGAACAAGCCAAACCGCGAAGAATCGAAGTGAACATTTTGTAG